In a genomic window of Arcticibacter tournemirensis:
- a CDS encoding VanZ family protein: MTNTLKHQYLTIIWAVLVLILCDIPMDSTGGVPVFEGFDKLVHTGFFFVLTVFMFYGKIRQQNSYSFRILSVLKIFLIATAFGALIELLQLKVFTYRSADWWDFFCDVTGVGMGIFSYIFLHRTQNAKSV, encoded by the coding sequence ATGACTAATACCTTAAAGCACCAGTACCTGACCATTATTTGGGCTGTTCTGGTGCTCATCCTATGCGATATACCTATGGATAGCACTGGTGGGGTACCGGTGTTTGAAGGTTTCGATAAGCTGGTTCATACTGGCTTCTTTTTTGTGTTGACGGTTTTCATGTTCTATGGCAAAATCAGGCAACAAAACAGCTATTCGTTTCGTATACTAAGTGTTTTGAAAATTTTCCTGATTGCAACGGCTTTCGGGGCGTTGATTGAATTGTTGCAATTGAAAGTATTTACCTATAGATCTGCTGATTGGTGGGATTTCTTTTGTGATGTCACGGGAGTTGGCATGGGAATCTTCAGTTATATTTTTCTACATAGAACACAAAATGCGAAATCTGTTTAA